In Candidatus Defluviilinea proxima, a single genomic region encodes these proteins:
- a CDS encoding FtsX-like permease family protein has translation MNSPRWKKLLRDLQSAQGRMTMMVVAIGVSIFAVGMILSAYTILNREMSRNYLGTNPASAFIQLDRVDDALVKTVSERPGISEAEATSWVGGRAEVSPNEWMPVLLFVYPDFETSHVSTVAPEAGAYPPTSQTILVEREVLPMLDKSIGDTITIQTLNGTKQTIKISGTVHDPALAPAWQEQTVYGYITPATLATLGESETLHILKVVLSDDRYNRDAIDATVSELAMWLKSQGYVVDEIRIPPPGKHPHQSQMTSVLTLLLVFSVMALVLSAILTATMINALLAQQIRQIGIMKAIGARSMQITGMYLALIAILGFAASLVGVPLGIMAGRGFAGIVAQLLNLKIYSDAIPAWVYLTLFAMGILVPLLVALDPILKTTRITVRETLNDYGISRDAAASSLRDGWLSRIRLFDNTLILALRNTFRRRGRLILTLSLLSAAGAMFMTAINVRSGWQAYIDQSTEDRHYDLEIRFNAPVPTEQVQSLLAEVPGVEKSESWNLTPAALIRPDELEIVRTYPDGGHGSFSLRSMPLGSDLIATPLLEGRFLQAGDVDAVVLNQNAKALFSDAKVGDEIELLIVDQPKTFRLVGVIKQVLSPSAAYVLPETFASATGQPVELTNTVRVVMNQHDKESTASITRDIEKVLAAGNVSVKVMVSEALLGEAISGHVYIFIFALMLISTVMAIVGALGLTSSMGTSVIERTREFGVMRAIGAKSKTILRNIISEGVFIGLMSWVIALPLSIPLSLGIGYMIGMMSFRSPLPLVVSSMGLGVWFLILIVGSIAASAYPAQQASRLTVRETLAYV, from the coding sequence ATGAACAGCCCGCGTTGGAAAAAACTTTTGCGTGATTTGCAGTCCGCACAAGGACGTATGACGATGATGGTTGTCGCCATTGGAGTCAGCATCTTTGCTGTGGGAATGATTCTCAGCGCCTACACCATATTGAATCGTGAGATGAGTCGCAACTATCTCGGCACGAATCCTGCATCTGCTTTCATTCAGTTGGATCGAGTGGATGATGCGCTTGTAAAGACTGTCAGCGAACGACCAGGCATTTCGGAAGCCGAAGCAACCTCATGGGTCGGAGGGAGAGCCGAGGTGAGTCCCAATGAGTGGATGCCTGTGTTGCTGTTCGTCTATCCCGATTTTGAAACATCGCATGTCAGCACGGTCGCTCCTGAAGCGGGGGCGTATCCGCCAACGAGTCAAACAATCCTCGTCGAGCGTGAAGTCCTGCCGATGTTGGATAAATCGATTGGCGATACGATCACGATCCAAACGCTGAACGGCACAAAGCAGACGATAAAAATTTCGGGAACGGTGCACGACCCTGCGCTTGCGCCTGCGTGGCAGGAACAGACGGTGTACGGGTATATCACGCCCGCTACGTTGGCGACACTTGGTGAAAGTGAAACGCTGCATATCCTCAAAGTGGTCCTGAGCGACGATCGTTATAACCGTGATGCCATTGACGCAACCGTGAGTGAATTGGCGATGTGGTTGAAGTCGCAGGGTTATGTGGTGGATGAGATTCGCATTCCGCCGCCAGGCAAGCATCCGCATCAAAGTCAGATGACTTCGGTGCTTACATTGTTGCTGGTGTTCAGCGTGATGGCTTTAGTATTGAGCGCCATTCTCACTGCCACGATGATCAACGCTTTGCTTGCGCAACAGATACGGCAGATCGGAATCATGAAAGCCATCGGCGCTCGTTCGATGCAGATCACGGGTATGTATCTTGCGTTGATCGCCATCCTTGGTTTTGCTGCGTCGTTGGTCGGTGTGCCGCTGGGTATCATGGCGGGTCGTGGTTTTGCTGGCATCGTGGCGCAACTGCTCAATCTCAAAATTTATAGCGACGCCATTCCTGCTTGGGTGTACCTCACTTTGTTTGCGATGGGCATTCTCGTTCCGTTGCTCGTTGCATTGGATCCGATCCTCAAGACGACTCGCATCACCGTGCGTGAGACTCTCAATGATTATGGCATCAGTCGGGACGCTGCCGCTTCATCTTTAAGGGATGGCTGGCTCAGCCGCATCAGGCTTTTCGACAACACCCTGATCCTTGCCCTGCGCAACACCTTCCGCCGCCGTGGACGATTGATCCTCACGTTGAGTCTGCTCTCCGCCGCTGGCGCCATGTTCATGACGGCGATCAATGTGCGCAGTGGCTGGCAGGCATACATTGATCAATCCACCGAAGACCGTCATTACGATCTGGAGATTCGTTTCAACGCACCTGTGCCAACCGAACAAGTCCAGTCTTTGCTTGCTGAGGTCCCTGGCGTGGAAAAAAGCGAATCGTGGAACTTAACTCCCGCCGCTTTGATCCGACCAGATGAGTTGGAGATCGTCCGCACTTATCCTGATGGTGGTCATGGTAGTTTCAGTTTGCGTTCCATGCCATTGGGTAGTGACCTGATCGCAACACCTTTGCTTGAAGGTCGTTTCCTGCAAGCGGGTGATGTTGATGCAGTCGTGTTAAATCAAAATGCGAAGGCGTTATTCTCCGATGCAAAAGTGGGCGATGAGATCGAATTGCTCATTGTAGATCAACCCAAAACCTTCCGTCTTGTGGGCGTGATCAAGCAGGTCCTTTCACCATCGGCGGCATATGTGTTGCCTGAAACCTTTGCCAGTGCGACAGGTCAGCCTGTTGAATTGACGAACACTGTCCGTGTTGTAATGAACCAACATGACAAAGAGTCGACGGCTTCCATCACTCGAGATATAGAAAAGGTGTTGGCGGCTGGGAATGTCAGCGTCAAGGTGATGGTTTCAGAAGCACTCTTGGGTGAAGCCATTAGCGGTCACGTGTACATCTTCATATTTGCGCTGATGCTGATCTCAACGGTCATGGCAATCGTTGGCGCTCTGGGATTGACCTCCAGCATGGGCACCAGTGTCATCGAGCGGACTCGTGAGTTCGGAGTCATGCGTGCCATCGGCGCTAAGTCCAAGACCATTCTGCGGAACATTATTAGTGAAGGAGTCTTCATCGGCTTGATGAGTTGGGTCATTGCCCTGCCGTTGTCCATTCCGCTTTCGTTGGGGATCGGCTACATGATCGGCATGATGTCCTTCCGCTCGCCATTGCCGTTGGTTGTTTCATCCATGGGACTTGGCGTCTGGTTCTTGATATTGATTGTCGGCTCGATCGCCGCCAGTGCCTATCCCGCCCAGCAGGCATCACGCCTCACGGTGAGAGAGACATTGGCGTACGTATAA
- a CDS encoding DMT family transporter, translating into MDSLSERRKALLFLVITAVLWSTSGVLVKTLDWQPLAILSARSLFASVVFLVYMRRLPTRFNRWHLLAAGGSILTQFLFITSTKLTTAANAIFLQYTAPIYVVLLGYWFLREKPSRTDWISMFVIFLGLLLFFGDKLNTNGFYGNLLAILSGVTSAVMIVSFRAQKDGAPEESFLIASLFTAIVGFPFVVKETWTITNWSIIAFLGIFQIGLAFVFFTKAIKHIPALEANLVGTLEPVLNPIWGFLFYGESAGKFALFGGLVVLSGVILSAIGSAKAAKETVSH; encoded by the coding sequence ATGGATTCCCTTTCGGAGCGCCGCAAGGCGCTTCTTTTTCTCGTCATCACCGCAGTCTTATGGAGCACCAGCGGTGTACTGGTCAAAACGCTGGACTGGCAACCGCTCGCCATTCTATCCGCGCGTAGTTTGTTTGCCAGCGTTGTATTCCTCGTCTACATGCGGCGACTCCCCACCCGCTTCAACCGTTGGCATTTATTGGCGGCAGGCGGTTCCATCTTGACCCAATTCCTGTTCATCACATCTACAAAGTTGACCACCGCCGCGAACGCGATCTTCCTACAATACACGGCGCCCATTTACGTTGTACTATTGGGATATTGGTTCCTGCGCGAAAAACCATCCCGCACGGACTGGATATCGATGTTCGTTATTTTTCTTGGGTTATTGTTATTCTTCGGGGATAAACTAAACACGAACGGTTTCTACGGAAATCTTCTGGCGATCCTAAGCGGCGTAACATCGGCCGTGATGATCGTCTCTTTCCGCGCCCAAAAGGATGGCGCACCTGAGGAAAGCTTCCTCATCGCCAGCCTTTTCACTGCCATCGTAGGCTTCCCTTTTGTTGTGAAAGAGACATGGACGATCACCAACTGGAGCATTATCGCCTTTCTTGGTATCTTTCAGATCGGTCTCGCTTTTGTATTCTTCACCAAAGCGATCAAACACATCCCTGCCTTGGAAGCAAATCTGGTTGGCACATTGGAGCCGGTGCTGAATCCCATTTGGGGGTTTCTGTTCTACGGCGAAAGCGCAGGGAAGTTTGCTCTGTTTGGAGGCTTGGTTGTCCTCAGCGGTGTGATCTTGAGCGCAATAGGAAGCGCCAAAGCGGCAAAAGAAACCGTAAGCCATTAA
- a CDS encoding SDR family NAD(P)-dependent oxidoreductase, translated as MLSFSEKYGPWALVTGAARGLGEQFARQLAERGLNLILVDVQTEQLAKTSETITREFGVDIRQVILNLGASDFLPKLTAITNELEVGLLVNNAGISSIGHFLDVPLEKHLAILDVNARAPLILAHHFGGLMKARRRGGIIFVSSMSGLNGTSYVSEYSATKAHVLALGEAMWHELHPLNVDVLATIVGATDTPGWRSENPSPDAKTWPPVMTAEDTVRETLGALGKTPSFVPGSQNRFATFMSTHILSRKSAVELVGNEMEKRYGKLKDNGN; from the coding sequence ATGCTTTCATTTTCAGAAAAATATGGCCCTTGGGCTTTGGTAACTGGCGCCGCAAGAGGGCTCGGCGAACAGTTTGCCCGTCAACTGGCAGAGCGTGGATTAAATTTAATTCTCGTCGATGTCCAAACAGAACAACTTGCAAAAACATCCGAAACAATCACACGCGAATTTGGTGTAGATATTCGACAAGTGATCTTAAACCTTGGCGCGTCAGATTTTCTACCCAAGCTAACCGCCATTACCAACGAGTTAGAGGTGGGATTGCTCGTAAACAATGCAGGGATTTCTTCGATTGGTCATTTCCTTGATGTACCACTTGAGAAGCATCTAGCCATCCTCGATGTCAACGCGCGTGCCCCGCTAATACTTGCTCATCATTTCGGTGGTTTGATGAAAGCCCGAAGACGCGGAGGCATCATCTTTGTATCGTCCATGTCTGGGCTGAACGGTACCAGTTACGTCAGCGAATATTCCGCCACCAAGGCACATGTCCTGGCACTAGGTGAAGCCATGTGGCATGAACTACACCCCTTGAACGTAGATGTGTTAGCGACCATTGTCGGCGCAACCGATACACCAGGTTGGCGATCAGAAAATCCCAGTCCTGATGCGAAGACCTGGCCTCCTGTTATGACAGCCGAAGATACAGTTCGCGAGACATTAGGCGCGCTTGGGAAAACTCCCAGCTTCGTCCCTGGATCGCAGAATCGCTTTGCCACCTTCATGTCCACACACATATTGTCTCGAAAATCTGCTGTGGAACTGGTTGGCAACGAAATGGAAAAGCGATACGGAAAGCTCAAAGACAACGGGAACTAA
- a CDS encoding ABC transporter permease encodes MTETIISPEQIRTAEQSLFMFFWSRFRKHRMALFGGIITLLIVLLVVFAPVISQDPMKQDLTNRFKPPSAEHWMGTDDLGRDMFARVLFGGRISLTVGLLSMLVSIVLGSTIGLASGYYGGWADAILMRITEVFMSIPSLFVLIALGMFLRKLDSPFFKPGSFLPISLVIGLLSWMGTARLVRASTLELREREFVQASRALGASDARLLFLRILPNIASPIIVSATLGLAGAIISESGLSYLGFGVQLPTPTWGNMLSNTQSQMTTAPWTAIFPGLMIFVVVIAINYLGDGLRDALDPRHSFQN; translated from the coding sequence ATGACAGAAACCATCATTTCCCCTGAACAGATCCGTACCGCAGAACAGTCCTTGTTCATGTTCTTCTGGTCACGTTTTCGTAAGCACCGCATGGCGCTCTTTGGCGGCATCATCACATTGCTTATTGTTCTGTTGGTTGTCTTTGCTCCTGTGATCTCTCAAGATCCCATGAAGCAGGATTTGACCAATCGTTTCAAGCCACCATCTGCTGAACATTGGATGGGCACCGACGATCTCGGGCGCGATATGTTTGCCCGCGTATTATTTGGCGGCCGCATTTCTCTCACGGTTGGTTTGCTTTCCATGTTGGTTTCGATTGTTCTTGGCTCCACTATTGGCTTGGCTTCTGGTTATTATGGCGGATGGGCAGATGCCATACTGATGCGCATCACTGAAGTATTCATGTCCATTCCCAGTTTGTTCGTGCTTATTGCATTGGGCATGTTTCTCCGCAAATTAGATTCGCCGTTTTTCAAGCCAGGCTCTTTTCTTCCGATTTCACTCGTGATCGGCTTGCTCTCATGGATGGGAACTGCCCGTCTTGTCCGTGCCTCCACGCTTGAATTGCGCGAACGTGAATTTGTGCAAGCCTCGCGTGCTCTCGGTGCGTCCGATGCACGCTTACTCTTTCTGCGTATCCTTCCCAACATTGCCAGCCCGATTATCGTGTCAGCCACACTTGGCCTTGCTGGAGCGATCATCAGCGAAAGCGGCTTGTCTTATCTTGGCTTTGGTGTGCAACTCCCTACACCTACTTGGGGCAACATGTTATCCAACACTCAAAGTCAAATGACCACTGCGCCATGGACCGCCATCTTCCCAGGCTTGATGATATTCGTTGTGGTCATTGCCATCAATTACCTTGGCGATGGTCTGCGCGACGCGCTTGACCCACGGCATTCTTTCCAGAATTAA
- a CDS encoding ABC transporter ATP-binding protein yields MPVAERPLIELRKVSKAYDVAAGKFLALKEVDMGADAGEFVAVVGKSGSGKSTLINMITGIDTPTSGEVFVAGTAVHEMDQEQLAVWRGRNVGVVFQFFQLLPTLSVAENIVLPMDFCNTFPVNERRGRAISLLEKVGIAEQADKLPSDLSGGQQQRAAIARALANDPPLIVADEPTGNLDSATSDAVMGLFADLAAEGKTVLMVTHERDLTQYFTRSIMLSDGVIVNGDVK; encoded by the coding sequence ATGCCTGTCGCAGAGAGACCTTTGATTGAATTGCGGAAGGTCTCAAAGGCATATGATGTCGCCGCAGGGAAATTCCTAGCGCTCAAGGAAGTGGATATGGGTGCTGATGCAGGTGAGTTCGTTGCTGTGGTTGGCAAGTCGGGGAGTGGGAAGTCGACGCTCATCAACATGATCACGGGCATAGATACACCAACATCTGGTGAAGTGTTCGTCGCTGGGACGGCTGTCCATGAGATGGATCAGGAGCAGTTGGCAGTCTGGCGTGGGCGCAATGTGGGGGTTGTCTTTCAGTTCTTTCAACTGCTTCCCACGTTGAGCGTCGCAGAAAACATTGTCCTGCCGATGGACTTTTGCAACACGTTCCCTGTCAATGAACGGCGTGGACGTGCGATCTCTCTGCTGGAGAAAGTTGGTATCGCCGAACAAGCCGACAAACTTCCCTCCGACCTCTCAGGCGGACAGCAACAGCGTGCGGCTATCGCCCGTGCGTTGGCAAATGATCCACCGCTCATCGTCGCCGACGAACCGACAGGTAATCTCGATTCCGCCACGTCTGATGCGGTGATGGGGTTGTTTGCCGACCTCGCCGCTGAAGGCAAGACCGTATTGATGGTGACGCATGAGCGTGACCTCACACAATACTTCACTCGTTCGATCATGTTGTCGGATGGAGTCATTGTCAACGGGGATGTGAAATGA
- a CDS encoding OsmC family protein, protein MKISARVGNSKDQHQITLTTDNNSHSITIPPKSSGYGSSTNGGELLFLALATCYCNDIYREAAKRNIQVGHVEVEVNGDFGAAGEHARNVTYKAKVHAKATEEEIHALMKYTDTVAEIQNTIRVETPVKLSEVEAISI, encoded by the coding sequence ATGAAAATCTCTGCCCGCGTGGGCAATAGCAAAGATCAGCATCAAATCACGTTGACAACAGACAACAATTCGCACTCCATCACTATCCCACCCAAGTCAAGCGGATACGGCTCCAGCACTAACGGAGGAGAACTGCTCTTCCTTGCATTGGCAACCTGTTACTGCAATGACATCTACCGTGAAGCCGCAAAACGGAATATCCAAGTGGGACATGTCGAAGTGGAAGTAAATGGTGACTTCGGCGCTGCTGGTGAACACGCAAGGAACGTAACCTATAAAGCCAAAGTCCACGCGAAGGCTACGGAGGAGGAGATCCATGCGCTGATGAAATATACAGATACGGTTGCTGAAATTCAGAATACGATTAGGGTGGAAACACCTGTGAAATTAAGTGAAGTCGAAGCTATATCAATATAA
- a CDS encoding LURP-one-related family protein produces the protein MSTRYKIRQNLISIGDDFWIENAAGQKVFKVDGKVLRIRKTLVFEDASGRKLAQIKERLISIKDTMVIEDAEGRDVAVVKKALIAPFRDKWNVNVKGGDDLVVQGNILDLEYDIKQGRKKVAEISKKWFTFTDTYGVEIAEGQNDILILAIAIAVDMMAHDDEQDKGKRKVKKDKKD, from the coding sequence ATGTCAACTCGCTATAAAATTCGCCAAAACTTAATATCTATTGGGGATGATTTCTGGATCGAGAATGCAGCAGGTCAAAAGGTTTTCAAAGTGGACGGCAAAGTGCTTCGCATCCGTAAGACGCTGGTCTTTGAAGATGCGAGTGGCAGGAAGCTTGCCCAGATCAAGGAACGGCTGATTTCCATCAAAGATACGATGGTCATTGAAGATGCAGAAGGCAGGGATGTGGCTGTGGTCAAGAAAGCGCTCATCGCTCCGTTCCGTGATAAATGGAATGTGAACGTCAAAGGTGGAGATGACCTCGTCGTGCAGGGTAATATCCTGGATTTGGAATATGACATCAAGCAGGGACGCAAGAAGGTGGCAGAGATCTCTAAGAAATGGTTTACGTTCACCGACACCTATGGCGTAGAAATTGCTGAAGGGCAGAACGACATCCTCATATTAGCGATTGCCATCGCCGTAGACATGATGGCACACGATGATGAACAGGACAAAGGGAAACGTAAAGTGAAGAAGGATAAGAAAGACTAA
- a CDS encoding TetR/AcrR family transcriptional regulator codes for MPKKVKPEDRRIQRTRQSLQNALSELIVEKGYEKVTVQDVIDRANVGRSTFYAHFESLDQLLLSGFEPLRAQFEDFLSGAEFDNESPWALSLTIFQEVQKQKGGYITLTHVQKFLYGYLLDHLKMGLPKRNKNIPPELLAHYVASSFIALMTWWIDNNYPLSAEKMSEIFRQLVEPGTMTIMMGG; via the coding sequence ATGCCCAAAAAAGTTAAACCCGAAGACCGCCGCATCCAGCGGACACGTCAATCACTGCAAAATGCCTTGAGCGAATTGATCGTTGAAAAGGGATATGAAAAAGTCACGGTGCAGGATGTCATTGATCGTGCCAACGTGGGACGCTCCACGTTCTATGCCCACTTCGAAAGCCTCGACCAATTGCTCCTCAGCGGATTTGAACCCCTACGTGCCCAATTTGAAGATTTCCTCTCAGGTGCAGAGTTCGACAACGAAAGTCCCTGGGCGTTGAGCTTGACCATATTCCAGGAAGTACAAAAGCAAAAGGGAGGGTATATCACGTTGACTCATGTACAAAAATTCCTATACGGGTATCTGCTCGATCATTTGAAAATGGGCTTGCCAAAAAGAAATAAAAATATCCCGCCTGAATTGCTGGCTCACTACGTTGCCAGTTCATTTATCGCTTTAATGACCTGGTGGATCGACAACAACTATCCCCTCTCTGCTGAGAAGATGAGTGAGATTTTCCGTCAACTCGTAGAGCCTGGGACAATGACGATCATGATGGGCGGCTAA
- a CDS encoding ABC transporter permease translates to MVIYFTRRILQSVITLLAISMILYGLISSVPGGIMSVYTERSDYTAEDLARIRAKFGLDDPIPVRYAKWLGRMLQGDMGNSLITKRPVIEEIADRLPNTLLLMSIMMVTTLLVAIPLGILSAVKQYTWFDHITTTLAFAGQSLPVFWFGLLLIIVFAVTLKGGDGKPLLPGSGMYTLGKDFSLLDRIKHLILPISMLTFVSAAGYMRYLRSSMLDVIHEDYVRTARAKGVGERLVIYRHALRNAIIPLVTLVALDLPSLFGGALFTETIFAWPGIGRLYFNAALKTDYPLVMAVLVIESALIIVSNLLVDFIYATLDPRIRLS, encoded by the coding sequence ATGGTTATCTATTTCACCCGCCGCATTCTACAATCTGTTATTACTTTGCTTGCTATTAGCATGATCTTGTATGGGCTGATCTCCTCGGTTCCGGGCGGCATTATGAGCGTCTATACGGAGCGATCAGATTACACCGCCGAAGATCTGGCGCGCATCCGTGCCAAGTTTGGCTTGGATGACCCCATCCCTGTGCGATATGCCAAATGGTTGGGGAGGATGTTGCAGGGTGATATGGGTAACTCGTTGATCACCAAACGTCCTGTTATAGAAGAGATCGCAGATCGTCTTCCAAATACTCTCTTGTTAATGAGCATTATGATGGTGACCACTTTATTGGTTGCCATCCCTCTTGGTATTCTTTCGGCGGTGAAACAGTACACATGGTTTGACCATATCACCACCACTCTTGCTTTTGCCGGGCAATCATTGCCCGTCTTTTGGTTTGGTCTCTTATTGATCATTGTCTTTGCTGTGACCTTGAAGGGTGGGGATGGAAAACCGCTTCTGCCGGGTTCCGGCATGTATACATTAGGCAAAGACTTTTCCCTTCTCGACCGTATCAAGCATCTTATATTGCCCATTTCCATGCTGACCTTTGTTTCGGCGGCAGGCTATATGCGTTATTTGCGCTCCTCCATGCTCGATGTGATCCATGAAGATTATGTCCGTACCGCCCGTGCGAAAGGTGTAGGCGAGCGATTGGTTATTTACCGACATGCTCTTCGTAATGCGATCATCCCTTTGGTTACCCTTGTTGCACTTGACCTGCCATCTTTGTTTGGCGGTGCATTATTCACAGAGACTATTTTTGCCTGGCCAGGTATTGGTCGTTTGTATTTCAACGCCGCGCTGAAAACAGATTATCCGCTTGTGATGGCGGTTCTGGTGATCGAGTCGGCGCTCATTATTGTTTCCAACTTGCTGGTTGATTTTATTTATGCCACCCTCGACCCACGCATTCGGTTATCGTAA
- a CDS encoding cyanophycinase: MKNRFLSLLLLLCVLFFPSNFAAAQTQPGLLLPIGAGYTDTYSALGKFAVENVRGDVVHILVLATPYSTNANHIGDGERAQNLKDAEERRIQTEGACKRNLPEGSALTCKVELLPIFTQEDANDPANLAYFTDDVSMLFILGGDQATGIGAIMNTPVEERITELHEKGMIVAGTSAGAAMQSIVMIADLSAGYGVDDGLFAGAVDIWNSPDKRGLPFGIQNAVVDQHFFQRARMGRLLNAIAQPNIPNIGVGVDAYTGIASNNEVLGDVFGLYTVAILDAETYHAADSVKYVTVSPNRPPIMSFRNVVYHLLSPGDVTYDLNTRTSSLANPPATLARNFDALTIPASAGPLILSGDLIDGLENSVVLNEFKSIAGDNIFIIATGYPSGRSADTAIKKYTDALGMQVKSVAVKDAPVEIPEGTSAVLVIGKNQAKVNMEALIPLKEFWLAGHPVMADNAAMPVFGSFYAPHEPTPDDAEREELAVQKSFWQGRTTITPSLGWVNITLEPQIIADKRFGRLTSLAYNHPELLSLGINKDTAIVLDKDGARVIGDNGVFVFDLRKAKLKLGTNDGFMIANAMLDVFVPGETLKPELADINARFDPAPTPVLPTPIPTATATSLPTPTLPATATVLPSTVTATLVVETASSESQSVPIWAIVGGGVILLLLVLWMLRRNK, from the coding sequence ATGAAGAATCGCTTTCTCTCGCTTTTATTGTTGCTTTGTGTCTTATTCTTTCCTTCCAACTTTGCTGCGGCTCAGACTCAGCCCGGCCTGCTTCTACCGATTGGCGCTGGCTACACTGACACTTATTCTGCGCTGGGAAAATTTGCAGTCGAGAATGTACGTGGCGATGTAGTGCACATTCTCGTGTTAGCTACGCCTTACTCTACCAATGCTAATCACATCGGAGATGGTGAACGCGCACAAAATTTGAAAGATGCCGAAGAACGACGTATCCAAACCGAGGGAGCTTGTAAACGTAATCTTCCTGAAGGCTCAGCCCTTACATGTAAAGTGGAGCTGTTGCCCATCTTCACGCAGGAAGATGCCAACGACCCTGCTAATCTTGCTTACTTCACTGATGATGTTTCCATGCTCTTCATCCTTGGCGGCGACCAAGCCACCGGTATCGGCGCGATCATGAATACACCTGTTGAAGAACGGATCACCGAATTGCACGAAAAAGGCATGATCGTCGCTGGTACAAGTGCAGGTGCGGCGATGCAATCCATAGTGATGATCGCGGACTTGTCCGCAGGGTATGGCGTGGATGATGGTCTGTTTGCCGGGGCTGTGGATATTTGGAACTCTCCCGATAAACGAGGTTTGCCTTTCGGCATTCAAAATGCAGTTGTCGATCAACATTTCTTTCAACGTGCACGTATGGGGCGACTTCTTAACGCGATCGCCCAGCCTAACATTCCCAACATCGGCGTGGGCGTGGATGCCTATACGGGCATTGCGTCAAACAATGAAGTCTTGGGAGACGTTTTTGGTTTATATACTGTAGCCATCTTGGACGCTGAAACCTATCATGCCGCAGATAGTGTCAAGTACGTCACTGTAAGCCCGAACCGTCCGCCTATTATGAGTTTTCGTAATGTGGTGTATCACTTGCTTTCCCCCGGCGATGTGACCTATGATCTAAATACACGTACATCCTCGCTGGCAAATCCGCCTGCCACGCTTGCACGCAATTTCGATGCACTGACCATCCCAGCCTCTGCGGGGCCGCTGATTCTTTCCGGCGATTTGATCGATGGCCTTGAGAACAGCGTTGTGTTAAATGAGTTTAAATCCATTGCTGGAGACAATATTTTTATTATTGCCACTGGCTATCCCTCTGGGCGTTCGGCTGATACTGCTATCAAGAAATATACTGATGCTCTTGGTATGCAGGTCAAGTCTGTTGCTGTGAAAGATGCTCCCGTGGAGATCCCAGAAGGTACCAGCGCGGTATTGGTCATTGGGAAGAATCAGGCCAAAGTGAATATGGAAGCGTTGATTCCGCTCAAAGAGTTTTGGCTCGCTGGTCATCCCGTCATGGCTGATAACGCGGCGATGCCGGTCTTCGGATCCTTTTATGCTCCTCATGAGCCCACCCCTGATGATGCGGAACGCGAAGAGCTTGCCGTTCAAAAATCCTTTTGGCAGGGACGAACCACCATTACGCCCAGCTTGGGTTGGGTGAATATCACGCTGGAACCGCAGATCATTGCTGATAAACGTTTTGGGCGGCTGACCTCGCTTGCTTATAATCACCCTGAACTATTGTCTTTGGGAATCAATAAAGATACAGCTATTGTGCTGGATAAAGATGGCGCAAGAGTGATCGGCGATAATGGTGTCTTTGTCTTTGACTTGCGTAAGGCTAAGTTGAAACTTGGCACCAATGATGGCTTTATGATCGCTAATGCTATGCTGGATGTTTTCGTCCCTGGCGAAACGCTCAAGCCTGAACTTGCGGATATAAATGCCCGCTTCGATCCTGCCCCGACGCCTGTGTTGCCCACCCCGATCCCAACCGCCACTGCGACCTCTCTTCCTACACCGACGCTTCCTGCAACTGCCACCGTGCTTCCGTCAACTGTGACGGCAACTCTTGTGGTTGAAACTGCATCTTCAGAATCGCAGTCTGTTCCAATATGGGCGATCGTAGGTGGCGGTGTCATCCTACTTCTACTCGTGTTGTGGATGTTGCGACGCAACAAATAA